ATTTCGTCTAAATATGGTTCGTAGCCATGGGTCACGCCATGCTCTTCGAGCGCTTCTAAGAATTCATCCGGAGTCGGCTTTGCCCCCCGAATTGATATGATTGTCGCGACCATCTCATCGGCTGCTAGTCTTATGTCAATGGAGAAAGGCTCTGTCTCCGTAGGAACTTTAGAGTCAATCACCTTTTCATGAGGAGCTTTGACCACGTTATCGCCGACTTCTTTTGCCGAAAGCACTTTGAGCGAGTCTTTCGAGTCGGATTGATAGGCTAGCAGAAAATCAAACGGCAGATTTAAGCCAAAGGCTGTGCTCTTGTTGAGCAGGTAGCGCTTAATATGGTGAAAATCATCGGTAAAGTTTTGAATGGCTTGGCTGGGCAATTTGGGTAGCAATCGTTCCTTTATCTCTTCAATCACCAGAGCCAGGAGGCGCTCATTATCATCGATCTCGTCAATCACGAGATAGTAGTAGCCATAATACGAGTTCCGAACGACATAATGATTGTGATCGAGGTCTTGGGGGATGGCTGTGAAAAGTAGAAAACTAGCACTGGCTTTTTTCTGGCGAAGGCTGAGTAATATATAGCGAATGCATGCGTCGCTTGGCTTATCCTTGATCTTCTTAGCCTTGAGTCGCTCGTAGAGGATGGAGCGAAAGTGAGCGAACCCCAAGCTATACAATCTGGGGCTATAGTCGATCATCACCTTAGCAATGGAATCATAGTCTTCACAGACTTCCACCTGGATTTCCTCTAGGTCTTGCCCACAGTGAGCCATCGTAATGCGAACGATATTGTCTTCTGGCCAATATTCCTCTCGGCGAATCATCTTCCAGATAGTTTTTAACTTCTTAAAGTGAGTGGTGGCGTAGGTAATCTTATGATCGTGTTTTAGGGCTTTGATCTTGGCTTTGACCTTCTTCTCGATCTCTGGAATAGGACGCCAGTGGCTAAGACACAGATCCACATGAAAGCGGAGGATTACCCTTTGATTCCGTCGGTCGAAGGAAAGAGCGTAATTCTGCTCTCGGATTTGCTCAATAATATTTTGCTCTTGGCTTGGCATAGCCTGATTATATCACAATGACGCATTAATCACCGTGACTCATTCAAAAGAATCGTGAGTTTAAACTAATGAGCAAGAAAATACAGTGTTTTAAGCAAAGTGTATTAAGTAGCGCTCTTTTGTAAAGATAATATTAATATTGTGTTTGGATATAGTAATTATATGGATATTATAAAATTATTATGTAATAGAACCTCCACTATGAATAAGGAGGATCGAGAATGCTTTTAAAGAAATCGTTATACTTGACTTTAGCCTTGACAGCAGCAGCTTGCGGTAGTGACTCATCTTCGGATGACGAGCCAGCGCCTGCGCCGAAAACTGAAACACCAGCTCCTCAGACCCCGAAGCCAGGAACTGATGGTAACAATGGTGGCGACGATAATGGGGCTGCTCTGGTAGATCAGGCAGTGACCAGCGCTCAAGGACTTTGGGGCCAGGCTTGTGTTCCAGCACCTGACAATAACGGTCATGTTATATACTGGATTTCGTGGGAAGGTCCGAACTTTAGCGAGACCAAAGAGATCTTCCAAGATGAAAAATGTGAGGAATCGACCAGTAAAGTCGTAAGAGTATATAAAGATACCGAGATTTCTAGCTACAACGACAAAGGTTATTTCCGCGCTGCTGGAATGAAAGAGTCTGAAACTATCTTTGATTTTGATAATCCAAAAGGTAAGAGTCAAGAAGTAGACACCACTAAAGGTGCGTGGATAGTTTACTTTAAAGTTGATGGTGATAAGTTCTTGAAGGGCCAGGTTGACAAAGCCACAAAAGAAATGAAAGACAAAGAGCCTTATACCTACAGCAAGGTGGATGGTACGATTCCAGAGCGTACATATGTTGAGAAAGAAACACCAGAATCACCTAAAGAGCCAGAAGGGGCAATCCTTTTCGCTGATTTCGAAGGTGGCGACCTTGGTGGTTTCACCAGTTTAGTCACTAAAGGTGTTAAGGATTGGAGCAATTACAAGAAAGATGGTGCATCGTCTGCATCGATAAACGGTTATAACACCAATGTTGAAAACGAAACCTGGCTTTACAGCAAGAAGCTTGACCTTTCAAAATACACTAACGAAGCCGTCATATTAAGCTTCGATCACGAACGTCGCTTCGGACCAGACACCATCAATGATGAAATTGGCGTTTTTGTTAGCGATAAATTTGATCCAGCTAAGCCTAATGCTAACTGGGTTGAGCTAAAGGGTTTCAACATTCCTGAAAAGTTTGCTGGTTTCGCAAATTCAGGTGAAATCGACCTTAGCACTTATAAGGGAAAGAGCATCACAATTGGCTTCCGCTACCGCAGTAGTATTGACAAGCCTGTGCTTTGGGCTGTCGATAACGTAACAGTTACAGCTAAGTAATTACCAAAGAAAGACTCCGGCTTAGTCGGGGTCTTTTTTCCTTCGAAAGCTATGAAGTGCCGATTTCACAGCTAGATTCTAATACTATTTCTTGCTGGCCTCGTAATCCACCGATATATTTAATTTTATCTTGAAACTCGATGAAAGTTCGGGATATTCTTTACATTTCCAATATGCCACCTTGACTTTATGGTGGTGAGTATGATAATAGTCAGCAGTTTTTAGTAGCCTTGGCTCTACATTTTAAGATTGGAACCCGCTGGAAAAGGTCCTTTATGTCTTTTACTTATTTGAAAACATCCGTAGTCTTCGCATTGTACATTCTCATGACATCGTGTGGCTCTGAGGTTACCAACGACTTCGACACAGTGGCCATAGAGTGCGGTGAAGAAGCCGAGCAGGACGT
This DNA window, taken from Pseudobacteriovorax antillogorgiicola, encodes the following:
- a CDS encoding choice-of-anchor J domain-containing protein, with the translated sequence MLLKKSLYLTLALTAAACGSDSSSDDEPAPAPKTETPAPQTPKPGTDGNNGGDDNGAALVDQAVTSAQGLWGQACVPAPDNNGHVIYWISWEGPNFSETKEIFQDEKCEESTSKVVRVYKDTEISSYNDKGYFRAAGMKESETIFDFDNPKGKSQEVDTTKGAWIVYFKVDGDKFLKGQVDKATKEMKDKEPYTYSKVDGTIPERTYVEKETPESPKEPEGAILFADFEGGDLGGFTSLVTKGVKDWSNYKKDGASSASINGYNTNVENETWLYSKKLDLSKYTNEAVILSFDHERRFGPDTINDEIGVFVSDKFDPAKPNANWVELKGFNIPEKFAGFANSGEIDLSTYKGKSITIGFRYRSSIDKPVLWAVDNVTVTAK